One Macadamia integrifolia cultivar HAES 741 unplaced genomic scaffold, SCU_Mint_v3 scaffold1043, whole genome shotgun sequence DNA segment encodes these proteins:
- the LOC122062462 gene encoding putative UPF0481 protein At3g02645: MEKGILTIPTIMIDYNKELILRNLISFEQGQNYCTKYFTAYAYFLSGLIDTPSDVKLLERKGIITNHLCNAEDIVTLFGNIGKYVALDARYPYFYGVIKDLEEYHNKSWNKSKASLMQNYFNTPWASISVGDSCSFTPHLDHFTDYLFHLTSQTLNKSMNLFSIY; encoded by the coding sequence ATGGAGAAGGGAATATTGACAATCCCAACTATTATGATCGACTACAATAAAGAACTCATCCTTAGAAATCTCATTTCCTTTGAGCAAGGCCAAAACTACTGTACTAAATACTTCACAGCCTATGCATACTTTCTGAGTGGCCTCATTGACACTCCTAGTGACGTGAAGTTACTAGAGCGGAAGGGAATTATTACAAACCACCTTTGCAATGCAGAAGATATAGTGACCTTATTTGGAAACATTGGCAAATATGTTGCCCTGGATGCTCGATATCCTTATTTCTATGGTGTTATCAAGGATTTGGAAGAGTATCACAATAAATCATGGAATAAATCAAAGGCGAGTTTGATGCAGAACTATTTCAACACGCCATGGGCATCAATTTCAGTCGGTGATAGCTGCAGCTTTACTCCTCATCTTGACCATTTTACAGACTATTTGTTCCATCTTACAAGTCAAACCTTGAACAAGTCAATGAATCTATTCTCTATATATTAG
- the LOC122062461 gene encoding UPF0481 protein At3g47200-like, whose protein sequence is MVVMDGCFILQLLKTMAYGEKNHFVSNLSWYFKILADLIKLENQIPFFVLEHLYGLIFDRKELSFNHFIYARFLVYFAYGLQSSERLKSLPMPEGGVKHFLDLLRYVLVPSAPRKSGGRFLPLTCCASELKSVGVKFEKKKESDSTKTYLFDIDFNKDKGVLRIPTIVIHNYT, encoded by the coding sequence ATGGTGGTGATGGATGGTTGCTTTATACTTCAGCTCCTCAAGACCATGGCATATGGGGAGAAGAATCATTTCGTATCAAATTTGTCatggtatttcaaaattttggctGACCTAATTAAGCTTGAAAATCAGATTCCCTTCTTTGTTCTTGAGCATTTatatggcttaatctttgatcGTAAGGAGCTGTCCTTCAATCATTTTATCTATGCGAGATTCTTAGTGTATTTTGCATATGGGCTCCAAAGTTCTGAACGATTAAAATCATTACCAATGCCAGAGGGCGGAGTAAAGCATTTTCTTGATCTCTTACGATATGTTCTCGTTCCATCGGCTCCGAGGAAATCTGGTGGAAGATTTTTGCCGCTTACATGTTGTGCGTCAGAACTTAAGAGTGTtggagtcaagtttgagaagaagaaggagtcTGACTCTACAAAGACATATTTATTTGACATAGACTTCAACAAGGACAAGGGAGTATTGAGAATCCCAACTATTGTGATCCATAACTATACATAA